In Candidatus Dormiibacterota bacterium, a single window of DNA contains:
- a CDS encoding MFS transporter codes for MDACQPPAPTSRRGVLPPVLRVRPFRWYWLAQWPVLIGTWMQIVALGYFVYQLTHSQTAVGIVAAADGVPAVALSLVGGAVADRISRRRILLVTQTVLGVSSGALAVLALTGRASLGSVIAVALIFGAADAVDLPSRQALVADLVERDLVVSAVALGSVAMSTCRIIGPALAGQLLVSVGPGYCFLVLALAYLVPIAVLLTLVPDIPPRVHSETGVGRGLRAGMAAAARDPLVRCVVICAAALSFFGVSYMPYLPVFASTSLHGGGAELGLLYSTGGVGGLAAGLLIARRGRPAARVWMLGAGGVVYAAGLVTLTRSHSLALALPALVAISFGFLAMNTSMSTLLQTDTDPALRGRLLGLYTTTFAGLQPLGTLVYGLVSHLVPLFDAIAAGAVLVGLAAVWTATRPAVRHTARR; via the coding sequence ATGGACGCCTGCCAGCCGCCCGCGCCCACGTCGCGGCGGGGCGTGCTGCCCCCGGTGCTGCGGGTCCGTCCCTTCCGCTGGTACTGGCTGGCGCAGTGGCCGGTGCTGATCGGCACCTGGATGCAGATCGTCGCCCTCGGCTACTTCGTGTACCAGCTCACCCACAGCCAGACCGCGGTGGGCATCGTCGCCGCCGCCGACGGGGTTCCCGCGGTGGCGCTCTCCCTGGTCGGAGGCGCGGTCGCCGACCGCATCAGCCGCCGCCGGATCCTGCTCGTCACCCAGACGGTGCTCGGCGTCAGCAGCGGCGCGCTGGCGGTGCTGGCGCTGACCGGGCGTGCCTCGCTCGGCTCGGTGATCGCGGTGGCGCTGATCTTCGGCGCCGCCGACGCGGTCGACCTCCCCAGCCGCCAGGCGCTGGTCGCCGACCTCGTCGAGCGCGACCTGGTGGTGAGCGCCGTGGCCCTCGGCTCGGTGGCGATGAGCACCTGCCGGATCATCGGCCCCGCCCTCGCCGGCCAGCTCCTGGTGAGCGTGGGACCGGGGTACTGCTTCCTGGTGCTGGCACTCGCCTACCTGGTGCCGATCGCGGTGCTGCTCACCCTCGTGCCCGACATCCCGCCCCGGGTCCACTCCGAGACCGGGGTGGGTCGCGGCCTCCGCGCCGGCATGGCCGCGGCCGCCCGGGACCCGCTGGTGCGCTGTGTGGTGATCTGCGCCGCGGCGCTCTCCTTCTTCGGGGTGTCGTACATGCCGTACCTGCCGGTGTTCGCCAGCACCTCGCTGCACGGCGGCGGCGCCGAGCTCGGTCTCCTCTACAGCACCGGGGGGGTGGGCGGCCTCGCCGCCGGCCTGCTCATCGCCCGCCGCGGGCGGCCCGCCGCGCGGGTGTGGATGCTCGGCGCCGGAGGGGTGGTCTACGCCGCCGGGCTGGTGACCCTCACCCGGTCACACAGCCTGGCGCTGGCGCTGCCCGCGCTGGTGGCGATCAGCTTCGGCTTCCTGGCGATGAACACGTCGATGAGCACCCTGCTGCAGACCGACACCGACCCGGCCCTCCGGGGGCGGCTGCTGGGGCTCTACACCACCACCTTCGCCGGGTTGCAGCCGCTGGGGACCCTGGTCTACGGGCTGGTGTCCCACCTGGTGCCGCTCTTCGACGCCATCGCCGCCGGCGCCGTGCTCGTCGGCCTGGCGGCGGTCTGGACGGCCACGCGTCCGGCGGTTCGCCACACCGCCCGCCGGTAG
- a CDS encoding peptidylprolyl isomerase: protein MASPPRRRRRLMVLVPVVLAAVAAGVVATTQLLGRGSTTPPRGPVAEVAGTGIPAALFDIRLNSALTAIRQAGGAPQPGDAPYPAFLAGVKRRVMESLIVDRVIAEEAGYRHRAATDADVAAELAADARAAGGDAQLGRQLAEAGGSLDQLRDAVRSRLNEERLQDLFASQRAADIEARLAAGAQFETLAQQLSDDERSRPRGGDLGALNLAQLSASDAGFVAAVKAAPGGRVSDPIRDDAGYEILRLDGQTATSRSLHRILVAAPRPYTVRERPPWFAAAIFQAIQEDCQASRLRVLLDVGLQPCAPSKPAPGAATASPAAPAPSGAGTGFTPRP from the coding sequence ATGGCCTCTCCACCCCGGCGGCGCCGCCGCCTCATGGTGCTCGTCCCGGTGGTGCTCGCCGCCGTCGCCGCCGGTGTGGTCGCCACCACCCAGCTGCTGGGCCGGGGCAGCACCACCCCTCCGCGCGGCCCGGTGGCCGAGGTCGCCGGGACCGGCATCCCCGCCGCCCTGTTCGACATCCGCCTGAACAGCGCGCTCACCGCCATCCGCCAGGCCGGCGGAGCCCCGCAGCCGGGCGACGCACCCTACCCGGCGTTCCTCGCGGGGGTGAAGCGGCGGGTGATGGAGAGCCTGATCGTCGACCGGGTCATCGCCGAGGAGGCGGGCTACCGCCACAGGGCCGCCACCGACGCCGACGTCGCCGCCGAGCTGGCGGCGGACGCCCGTGCCGCCGGGGGGGACGCGCAGCTGGGGCGCCAGCTCGCCGAGGCCGGCGGCAGCCTCGACCAGCTCCGCGACGCCGTCCGCTCCCGCCTGAACGAGGAGCGGCTCCAGGACCTGTTCGCCTCCCAGCGCGCCGCCGACATCGAGGCCCGGCTGGCGGCGGGCGCCCAGTTCGAGACCCTTGCGCAGCAGCTCTCCGACGACGAGCGCTCGCGGCCGAGGGGCGGCGACCTCGGCGCCCTCAACCTCGCCCAGCTGAGCGCCTCCGACGCCGGGTTCGTGGCCGCGGTGAAGGCGGCGCCGGGCGGGCGGGTGTCGGACCCGATCCGCGACGACGCCGGCTACGAGATCCTCCGCCTCGACGGCCAGACCGCGACCTCCCGCAGCCTCCACCGCATCCTGGTGGCCGCGCCCCGTCCCTACACGGTGCGGGAGCGCCCGCCCTGGTTCGCCGCCGCCATCTTCCAGGCGATCCAGGAGGACTGCCAGGCGAGCCGGCTGCGGGTGCTGCTCGACGTCGGACTCCAGCCGTGCGCCCCGTCGAAGCCGGCGCCGGGCGCGGCGACGGCCAGCCCGGCGGCGCCGGCCCCCTCGGGGGCGGGGACGGGCTTCACCCCGCGACCCTAG
- the thpR gene encoding RNA 2',3'-cyclic phosphodiesterase → MRSFLAVAVREPALSSAGELLHDLAAAVPGRDCRWVRGDGLHLTLHFFGELDEARVGEVVAAVAPAAAGSAPFPLTLGGLGSFPRRGEPRVLWLGVTGGLEPLTALAVDAQARLRAAGFEIEDRPFSAHCTLGRPRPGWPPGARAAWAAAVAGEPGLPPFAVDRLALFRSRPTPWGAEYAVVEELALGPGGG, encoded by the coding sequence GTGCGCAGCTTCCTCGCCGTCGCCGTGCGCGAGCCCGCGCTGAGCTCGGCCGGCGAGCTGCTCCACGACCTCGCCGCCGCCGTCCCCGGGCGCGACTGCCGGTGGGTGCGCGGCGACGGCCTCCACCTCACCCTCCACTTCTTCGGCGAGCTCGACGAGGCTCGGGTGGGTGAGGTGGTCGCCGCGGTGGCCCCGGCGGCGGCCGGGTCCGCGCCCTTCCCACTGACCCTGGGCGGGCTGGGCAGCTTCCCGCGACGGGGCGAGCCACGGGTGCTCTGGCTCGGGGTGACCGGGGGCCTGGAGCCGCTGACGGCCCTCGCCGTCGACGCTCAGGCGCGGCTCCGGGCCGCCGGCTTCGAGATCGAGGACCGTCCGTTCTCCGCCCACTGCACCCTGGGGCGACCGCGCCCGGGATGGCCGCCGGGGGCGCGGGCGGCGTGGGCCGCGGCGGTCGCGGGCGAGCCGGGGCTGCCGCCGTTCGCGGTGGACCGGCTCGCCCTCTTCCGGTCGCGTCCCACGCCCTGGGGGGCCGAGTACGCGGTGGTCGAGGAGCTGGCGCTGGGCCCCGGAGGGGGCTGA
- a CDS encoding MarR family transcriptional regulator, whose amino-acid sequence MGGVARRPDPERLAAWRLLLETHAAVVDRLGAELEAECGLPLAWYDVLLQLSGAPQGRLRMRDLADAVLLSRSGLTRLVDRMVAAGLVCREAHPSDGRGANAVLTPAGRAALRRAAPVHLRGIEAHFARHLSGAEVGVLRTALDRVVSAERRGRTE is encoded by the coding sequence ATGGGCGGGGTGGCCCGCCGTCCCGACCCCGAGCGCCTCGCCGCCTGGCGCCTGCTGCTCGAGACCCACGCCGCCGTCGTCGACCGGCTCGGGGCCGAGCTCGAGGCCGAGTGCGGCCTCCCGCTGGCCTGGTACGACGTCCTCCTCCAGCTCTCTGGCGCCCCCCAGGGGCGGCTGCGGATGCGCGACCTCGCCGACGCGGTGCTGCTCAGCCGCAGCGGGCTGACCCGGCTGGTCGACCGCATGGTGGCGGCCGGGCTGGTCTGCCGCGAGGCCCACCCCTCCGACGGACGCGGCGCCAACGCGGTGCTCACCCCGGCGGGCCGGGCGGCGCTCCGCCGCGCCGCCCCCGTCCACCTCCGCGGCATCGAGGCCCACTTCGCCCGCCACCTCTCCGGCGCCGAGGTCGGGGTCCTCCGCACCGCCCTCGACCGGGTGGTCAGCGCGGAGCGCAGGGGGCGGACCGAGTGA
- a CDS encoding DUF4214 domain-containing protein — MTKRLTPATTTAIGVITVSLLAAGGSRLFVPWHVAAATAGTIAIDKAALPPDGVSTAVVTVSNGACGALLGIGAGSAVVQADNGATFSASQTGPFTATVTVPLGSSGQAQVLVRATSTPGLQNVWATFSPGTLAANCTGQTANAQFTELGTAASVTLDAPAPARLQVSTPTTKAHVIAHVADASSGPVPGDKVFLVRNGDPASAVAMTDAGSGTYTADVAPATAPKSESLIAVDTSTNPNLLSPAQTLSSVSSNADCTHLGLKFAPAGLTADGTSTSTASATFVNGTAPAAGEPVTFTADPGLNITGASAATDAAGVATATIHAGYAVGTKKVTVTSPNSLISCSQTVAISNGTAGTKDSGQLSRFIYRAYNDVLHRVGEDPGVEYFGNFLTFGGSRGQVALTFTTTTEYLTNVVNATYQTYLGRGGDPGGVSYWVGQLENGGTTDEQLAALFISSDEFYATHGGTDGGWVDGLYHVVLGRAPDAPGRQNWLDALQNGWSRTQVAYFFTGSTEQLNNKVIGYFSTFLHRGPGSIDDVNYWVHAMQNGVHDENVMAAFIGSQEYYDRS, encoded by the coding sequence ATGACCAAGCGCCTGACCCCCGCAACGACAACGGCGATCGGTGTGATCACCGTGTCGCTCCTTGCCGCCGGGGGATCCCGGCTGTTCGTGCCCTGGCACGTGGCGGCGGCCACCGCCGGCACGATCGCCATCGACAAGGCAGCGCTGCCGCCCGACGGCGTGTCGACGGCGGTGGTGACCGTCAGCAACGGCGCCTGCGGTGCCCTGCTCGGCATCGGAGCCGGCTCCGCGGTGGTGCAGGCCGACAACGGCGCGACCTTCTCGGCCTCGCAGACCGGACCCTTCACCGCCACCGTCACCGTGCCCCTCGGCAGCAGCGGGCAGGCCCAGGTCCTGGTCCGGGCGACCAGCACCCCGGGCCTCCAGAACGTCTGGGCGACCTTCAGCCCCGGCACCCTCGCCGCCAACTGCACCGGCCAGACCGCGAACGCGCAGTTCACGGAGCTCGGTACCGCCGCCTCGGTCACCCTCGACGCCCCGGCGCCGGCCCGCCTCCAGGTGTCGACCCCGACCACCAAGGCGCACGTCATCGCGCACGTGGCCGACGCCAGCTCCGGCCCCGTCCCCGGCGACAAGGTCTTCCTGGTCCGCAACGGCGACCCCGCCAGCGCGGTCGCGATGACCGACGCCGGCAGCGGAACCTACACCGCGGACGTCGCGCCGGCCACCGCCCCGAAGAGCGAGTCACTGATCGCGGTCGACACCAGCACGAACCCGAACCTGCTGTCCCCGGCGCAGACGCTGAGCAGCGTCTCCAGCAACGCGGACTGCACCCACCTCGGGCTGAAGTTCGCCCCGGCCGGCCTCACCGCGGACGGGACCAGCACCTCGACGGCGTCGGCCACCTTCGTCAACGGCACCGCGCCGGCGGCCGGCGAGCCGGTGACCTTCACCGCGGATCCCGGACTCAACATCACCGGGGCCTCGGCGGCCACCGACGCGGCCGGCGTCGCCACGGCGACGATCCATGCCGGCTACGCGGTCGGCACCAAGAAGGTGACCGTCACCTCGCCCAACTCGCTGATCTCCTGCAGCCAGACCGTGGCGATCAGCAACGGCACCGCCGGCACCAAGGACTCGGGCCAGCTCAGCCGCTTCATCTACCGCGCCTACAACGACGTGCTCCACCGCGTCGGCGAGGACCCCGGGGTCGAGTACTTCGGCAACTTCCTCACCTTCGGCGGCTCGCGCGGCCAGGTCGCGCTCACCTTCACCACCACCACCGAGTACCTCACCAACGTGGTGAACGCCACCTACCAGACCTACCTCGGCCGCGGCGGCGATCCCGGCGGGGTCAGCTACTGGGTGGGCCAGCTCGAGAACGGCGGCACCACCGACGAGCAGCTCGCCGCCCTGTTCATCTCCTCGGACGAGTTCTACGCCACCCACGGCGGCACCGACGGCGGCTGGGTCGACGGCCTCTACCACGTCGTCCTCGGCCGCGCCCCCGACGCCCCGGGCAGGCAGAACTGGCTCGACGCCCTCCAGAACGGCTGGAGCCGCACCCAGGTCGCCTACTTCTTCACCGGCTCCACCGAGCAGCTGAACAACAAGGTGATCGGCTACTTCTCCACCTTCCTCCACCGCGGCCCCGGCTCCATCGATGACGTGAACTACTGGGTCCACGCGATGCAGAACGGGGTCCACGACGAGAACGTGATGGCGGCCTTCATCGGCTCGCAGGAGTACTACGACAGGTCCTAG
- a CDS encoding rubrerythrin family protein: protein MAGLRDSRTEAGLRTAFAREAAANRRLLHFARRADIEGWSEAAAVLRGLAEGSTGHALGLLEILEETGDPVSGAPMGSTDENLRNALGTETYEHAEMFPRYAQVAREEGLTGVAAWFDLLAAAEGGHARALRRQLPPGDAAG from the coding sequence ATGGCAGGACTGCGCGACAGCCGCACCGAGGCGGGGCTCCGCACCGCCTTCGCCCGCGAGGCGGCCGCCAACCGGCGCCTGCTGCACTTCGCCCGTCGCGCCGACATCGAGGGCTGGTCGGAGGCCGCGGCGGTGCTCCGCGGGCTCGCCGAGGGCTCGACCGGGCACGCCCTGGGCCTGCTCGAGATCCTCGAGGAGACCGGCGACCCGGTCAGCGGCGCCCCGATGGGCAGCACCGACGAGAACCTCCGCAACGCCCTCGGCACCGAGACCTACGAGCACGCCGAGATGTTCCCCCGCTATGCCCAGGTCGCCCGCGAGGAGGGCCTCACCGGGGTGGCCGCATGGTTCGACCTGCTCGCCGCGGCGGAGGGCGGCCACGCCCGGGCGCTGCGCCGGCAGCTGCCCCCGGGTGACGCCGCCGGCTGA
- a CDS encoding Rieske (2Fe-2S) protein yields the protein MPRTAFARALPSAEVDQRVHRAVVEGIPVLLARLSDGQPVAFGTTCPHEGNPLDEARIWSDEVDCPYHHYTYDLRTGRNGYPARVFPAERRACLRDLVLYEVEEHDGHVWVGPRRRAPAPGEPTAEG from the coding sequence ATGCCGCGCACCGCTTTTGCCCGGGCCCTCCCCTCCGCCGAGGTCGACCAGCGGGTCCACCGCGCCGTGGTCGAGGGCATCCCGGTGCTGCTCGCCCGCCTCAGCGACGGACAGCCGGTGGCCTTCGGCACCACCTGTCCCCACGAGGGCAACCCCCTCGACGAGGCACGGATCTGGTCGGACGAGGTCGACTGCCCATACCACCACTACACCTACGACCTCCGCACCGGCCGCAACGGCTACCCGGCGCGGGTCTTCCCCGCCGAGAGGCGGGCCTGCCTGCGCGACCTGGTCCTCTACGAGGTGGAGGAGCACGACGGCCACGTGTGGGTGGGCCCCCGACGCCGCGCCCCCGCGCCCGGGGAGCCGACCGCCGAGGGGTGA
- a CDS encoding ferritin-like domain-containing protein: protein MGSVAQEMVTRAGLDREVLVDKLVRAAAAEFTTFYYYTVLRVNSIGMEGEGLKEIIEDARIEDRNHFEALVPRIYELGGQIPRDIRAFADVAGCPDAYLPDSMAGNESVSSLPGSLKTEMGEYPSLSPGGNGGKPTGSPNQIHDLLRVLVEAERCAIRTYTDICDYTFGKDHRTYALSLAILHEEIEHESWFSEFLGEGPSGHFRRAKPGDSPFVRGFMSSDLGR, encoded by the coding sequence GTGGGAAGCGTTGCTCAGGAGATGGTGACCAGGGCCGGTCTCGATCGCGAGGTGCTCGTCGACAAGCTGGTCCGTGCCGCCGCCGCCGAGTTCACGACCTTCTACTACTACACGGTGCTCCGGGTGAACTCGATCGGCATGGAGGGAGAGGGTCTCAAGGAGATCATCGAGGACGCCCGCATCGAGGACCGCAACCACTTCGAGGCGCTGGTGCCGCGCATCTACGAGCTCGGCGGCCAGATCCCCCGGGACATCCGCGCCTTCGCCGACGTCGCCGGCTGCCCGGACGCCTACCTCCCGGACAGCATGGCCGGAAACGAGTCCGTCTCCAGCCTCCCCGGCAGCCTGAAGACGGAGATGGGTGAGTATCCGAGCCTCTCCCCGGGCGGCAACGGCGGCAAGCCGACCGGCTCGCCGAACCAGATCCACGACCTGCTCCGGGTGCTGGTCGAGGCGGAGCGCTGCGCGATCCGCACCTACACGGACATCTGCGACTACACCTTCGGCAAGGACCACCGCACCTACGCGCTCTCGCTCGCCATCCTCCACGAGGAGATCGAGCACGAGTCGTGGTTCAGCGAGTTCCTCGGCGAGGGGCCGAGCGGCCACTTCCGCCGCGCCAAGCCCGGCGACTCCCCCTTCGTGCGCGGCTTCATGAGCTCGGACCTCGGCCGCTAG
- the pgl gene encoding 6-phosphogluconolactonase produces the protein MTPALPGTVEVSADAEALAERATEWVVATQAAAIASAGAFSIALAGGSTPKALYQRLASPPHRDTLDWSRWHVYFGDERAAPPDHPESNYRLARTTLLDHVPIPPGQVHRMEAERPDLDAAAAEYSALLEGALPAGPAGAPRLDVILLGIGTDGHTASLFPGTPALEVVDAWATRGLATYEPYDRITVTFPLINGGAAVAFLVSGESKRAALAGVVAGTVPAARVRPTHGELRWFLDRAAAGPGG, from the coding sequence GTGACCCCGGCGCTGCCCGGGACCGTCGAGGTCAGCGCCGACGCCGAGGCTCTCGCCGAGCGCGCCACCGAGTGGGTGGTGGCGACCCAGGCGGCGGCGATCGCGAGCGCGGGCGCGTTCAGCATCGCCCTCGCCGGCGGGAGCACGCCAAAGGCGCTGTACCAGCGGCTGGCGAGCCCTCCGCACCGTGACACCCTCGACTGGTCGCGCTGGCACGTCTACTTCGGCGACGAGCGCGCCGCCCCACCCGACCACCCCGAGAGCAACTACCGGCTCGCGCGCACGACCCTGCTCGACCACGTGCCCATCCCCCCGGGCCAGGTGCACCGCATGGAGGCGGAGCGCCCCGACCTCGATGCCGCCGCCGCCGAGTACTCGGCGCTGCTCGAGGGCGCCCTGCCCGCCGGCCCCGCGGGTGCGCCGCGGCTCGACGTGATCCTCCTCGGCATCGGCACCGACGGGCACACCGCCTCACTCTTCCCCGGCACCCCGGCCCTCGAGGTGGTCGACGCCTGGGCGACCCGGGGGCTGGCCACCTACGAGCCCTACGACCGCATCACCGTGACCTTCCCGCTGATCAACGGCGGCGCCGCCGTGGCCTTCCTGGTCAGCGGCGAGTCGAAGCGGGCCGCGCTCGCCGGGGTGGTCGCCGGCACCGTGCCCGCCGCCCGGGTGCGCCCGACCCACGGCGAGCTGCGCTGGTTCCTCGACCGGGCCGCGGCCGGCCCCGGCGGGTGA
- a CDS encoding glucose-6-phosphate dehydrogenase assembly protein OpcA: MAATGAGLLRAQHVSGLHAVTRELAEMRASLLRAGDETRSVRLSVLTLVVACADRESAEQAAQVVERTAASHPTRAIVLVADPAAAPRIEADLSLSCSATRGEQICVELVRLEVGGETALHLRSVVSPLLLPDVPVYLWLAGAPPLTQALSPDALELCERLVLDSDAYPDPAATLATLARTVERLPSVPPIGDLAWSRLRPWRELLGRAFDTRELRGFARGIEEVEVRCASTPPSAEARLLAGWLTSRLERAGSPVPAVLHVPGYGSAGEVLGVAIRARQRDRVARVEISGEGDRRTTSITVEGAMRSLSSTWTSGAERPGLVELVGTQLEEQGADPVYLAALLAAAGHRM; this comes from the coding sequence GTGGCGGCCACCGGCGCGGGCCTGCTCCGCGCCCAGCATGTCAGCGGGCTCCACGCGGTCACCCGCGAGCTCGCCGAGATGCGCGCCTCGCTGCTGCGTGCCGGCGACGAGACCCGCAGCGTCCGGCTCTCGGTGCTCACCCTGGTGGTCGCCTGCGCCGACCGGGAGAGCGCCGAGCAGGCCGCCCAGGTGGTCGAGCGGACCGCGGCGAGCCATCCCACCCGGGCGATCGTGCTCGTCGCCGACCCGGCGGCCGCGCCCCGGATCGAGGCCGACCTCAGCCTGAGCTGCTCGGCCACCCGGGGCGAGCAGATCTGCGTCGAGCTGGTCCGGCTCGAGGTCGGCGGCGAGACCGCCCTCCACCTCCGCAGCGTGGTGAGCCCGCTGCTGCTGCCGGACGTCCCCGTTTACCTCTGGCTGGCCGGGGCACCCCCGCTCACCCAGGCGCTGAGCCCCGACGCCCTCGAGCTCTGCGAGCGGCTGGTGCTCGACAGCGACGCCTATCCCGACCCCGCCGCCACCCTGGCGACGCTGGCGCGGACGGTGGAGCGCCTCCCCTCCGTCCCTCCGATCGGCGACCTCGCCTGGAGCCGGCTCCGCCCCTGGCGGGAGCTGCTCGGCCGTGCCTTCGACACCCGCGAGCTGCGCGGCTTCGCCCGGGGGATCGAGGAGGTGGAGGTGCGCTGCGCCAGCACCCCACCGAGCGCCGAGGCGCGGCTGCTCGCCGGCTGGCTGACCTCACGCCTCGAGCGGGCGGGGTCACCCGTGCCCGCGGTGCTGCACGTCCCCGGCTACGGCAGCGCCGGCGAGGTCCTGGGGGTGGCGATCCGCGCCCGGCAGCGCGACCGGGTGGCCCGGGTGGAGATCTCCGGAGAGGGCGACCGGCGCACGACCTCGATCACCGTCGAGGGCGCGATGCGGAGCCTCTCCTCCACCTGGACCAGCGGCGCCGAGCGCCCCGGCCTGGTCGAGCTGGTGGGCACCCAGCTCGAGGAGCAGGGTGCCGACCCGGTCTACCTCGCCGCCCTGCTCGCCGCCGCCGGCCACAGGATGTGA
- the zwf gene encoding glucose-6-phosphate dehydrogenase, which yields MEVGTRTPAQTNPLREGLRLERTPQPCALVIFGATGDLTRRKLVPALYALGVQGLLPGGFTVVGAGRTPLTDEEFRTAMREAVERFGRFPVTDTRWAAFAEGIRYACVELDEPEGLAPLRSVLEEVDVERGTMGNRVYYLSIPPSGIAMVARRLGEASMTRPPAPEGFVRLIVEKPFGRDLASARALNEELHRYFDESQIYRIDHYLGKETVQNLHVFRFANGIFEPVWNRQYIDHVQITVAESIGVEGRGAYYEESGALRDIVQNHIMQLVALIGMEAPANFQPETVRDEKVKLLRAIRPIHPDDVLEMTVRGQYGPGWVEGEHVPGYREEPGVSPTSLRETFVAIKLEIDNWRWAGTPFYLRTGKRLPRRATEVAIQFRSVPHSPFGGQAATPSGTPAPGSIDPNLLVVRIQPDEGITLRFNAKVPGQAMRIRTVNMDFLYGSSFLTQSPEAYERLLLDCMLGDATLFAREDEVEEAWRLCTAILDGWRAHPPKVDDFPNHEAGTWGPQAAHDLLARDGRAWRRP from the coding sequence CGCGAGGGGCTGCGGCTGGAACGCACCCCGCAGCCGTGTGCGCTGGTGATCTTCGGCGCCACCGGCGACCTCACCCGGCGCAAGCTGGTGCCCGCCCTCTACGCGCTCGGCGTCCAGGGCCTGCTGCCCGGCGGCTTCACCGTGGTGGGGGCGGGGCGCACGCCGCTGACCGACGAGGAGTTCCGCACCGCGATGCGCGAGGCGGTCGAGCGCTTCGGCCGCTTCCCGGTCACCGACACCCGGTGGGCGGCGTTCGCGGAGGGGATCCGCTACGCGTGCGTGGAGCTCGACGAGCCCGAGGGCCTGGCCCCGCTGCGCAGCGTGCTCGAGGAGGTGGACGTCGAGCGCGGCACGATGGGCAACCGCGTCTACTACCTGAGCATCCCGCCGAGCGGCATCGCCATGGTGGCGCGCCGCCTCGGCGAGGCGAGCATGACCCGGCCGCCGGCCCCGGAGGGCTTCGTGCGGCTGATCGTCGAGAAGCCGTTCGGCCGCGACCTCGCCAGCGCGCGGGCGCTCAACGAGGAGCTGCACCGGTACTTCGACGAGAGCCAGATCTATCGCATCGACCACTACCTCGGCAAGGAGACGGTGCAGAACCTGCACGTCTTCCGGTTCGCCAACGGCATCTTCGAGCCGGTGTGGAACCGGCAGTACATCGACCACGTGCAGATCACCGTCGCCGAGTCGATCGGGGTCGAGGGGCGCGGCGCCTACTACGAGGAGTCGGGCGCGCTCCGCGACATCGTCCAGAACCACATCATGCAGCTGGTGGCGCTGATCGGGATGGAGGCGCCCGCCAACTTCCAGCCCGAGACGGTGCGCGACGAGAAGGTGAAGCTGCTCCGCGCCATCCGCCCCATCCACCCCGACGACGTGCTCGAGATGACGGTGCGCGGCCAGTACGGCCCCGGCTGGGTCGAGGGCGAGCATGTTCCCGGATACCGCGAGGAGCCGGGCGTCTCCCCCACCTCGCTGCGCGAGACCTTCGTCGCCATCAAGCTCGAGATCGACAACTGGCGCTGGGCCGGCACCCCCTTCTACCTGCGCACCGGAAAGCGCCTGCCGCGACGGGCCACCGAGGTCGCCATCCAGTTCCGCAGTGTCCCCCACTCTCCCTTCGGCGGCCAGGCGGCCACCCCGTCGGGCACGCCGGCGCCGGGCTCGATCGACCCCAATCTGCTGGTGGTGCGCATCCAGCCCGACGAGGGGATCACGCTGCGCTTCAACGCCAAGGTGCCGGGCCAGGCGATGCGCATCCGCACCGTGAACATGGACTTCCTCTACGGGAGCTCGTTCCTCACCCAGTCGCCCGAGGCGTACGAGCGGCTGCTGCTCGACTGCATGCTCGGCGACGCCACCCTCTTCGCCCGCGAGGACGAGGTCGAGGAGGCCTGGCGGCTGTGCACCGCCATCCTCGACGGCTGGCGCGCCCATCCGCCGAAGGTCGATGACTTCCCCAACCACGAGGCCGGGACCTGGGGCCCGCAGGCGGCGCACGACCTGCTCGCCCGCGACGGCCGCGCCTGGCGGCGGCCCTAG